Proteins from one Suncus etruscus isolate mSunEtr1 chromosome 3, mSunEtr1.pri.cur, whole genome shotgun sequence genomic window:
- the LOC126003435 gene encoding AP-3 complex subunit sigma-1, translated as MIKAILIFNNHGKPRLSKFYQPYSEDTQQQIIRETFHLVSKRDENVCNFLEGGLLIGGSDNKLIYRHYATLYFVFCVDSSESELGILDLIQVFVETLDKCFENVCELDLIFHVDKVHNILAEMVMGGMVLETNMNEIVTQIDAQNKLEKSEAGLAGAPARAVSAVKNMNLPEIPRNINIGDISIKVPNLPSFK; from the coding sequence ATGATCAAGGCCATCCTCATCTTCAACAACCACGGCAAGCCGCGGCTCTCCAAGTTCTACCAGCCCTACAGTGAAGATACACAACagcaaatcatcagggagacattCCACTTGGTATCTAAGAGAGATGAAAATGTTTGTAATTTCCTTGAAGGAGGATTATTAATTGGAGGATCTGACAACAAACTAATTTATAGACATTATGCAACATTATATTTTGTCTTCTGCGTGGATTCTTCAGAAAGTGAACTTGGCATTTTAGACTTAATTCAAGTATTTGTGGAAACTCTGGACAAGTGTTTTGAAAATGTGTGTGAATTGGATTTAATTTTCCATGTAGATAAGGTTCACAATATCCTTGCAGAAATGGTGATGGGGGGAATGGTTTTGGAGACCAACATGAATGAAATTGTCACACAAATTGATGCACAAAACAAACTGGAGAAATCTGAGGCTGGCTTAGCAGGAGCTCCAGCCCGTGCTGTATCAGCTGTAAAGAATATGAATCTTCCTGAGATCCCAAGAAATATTAACATTGGTGACATCAGTATAAAAGTGCCAAACCTGCCctcttttaaataa